One window from the genome of Clupea harengus chromosome 19, Ch_v2.0.2, whole genome shotgun sequence encodes:
- the pygo2 gene encoding pygopus homolog 2 isoform X1, with translation MAAESGRLLAGQTQGKRGKGSQMLKSPEKKRKKSNAQQGPAVSHLSEFAPPPTPMVDHLVASNPFDDDFGAPSRPGGAPFMSSPGASGGGGPYMGGGRMAGPMGFMGGPGGPGGGPPGRRPPFGPPPPNAGPHHQLGFGGMPGFPGGGGGGGGGFPPGGPSQFNMPPNFSPPMHPGPGFNPMLSPGGMGGPGGGGPPHPRFGMPQQQPQHGQHPFNSPPLPGGGGPRGPPHGPMNPMGGMPGGMNMMGGMGGPGGGNMVGGHPGLPPQGQFPPNHDGPYPGPSPPGNDEGKNFGPGGPQPTPPQQQPPNLNPSGPPNNSNTPGPSPSSGPPQPGGGFPGHPDVQQQNPNTPGQPSSVPPPPNPNSSPTGPLNGPQQPPSNQHPPPNSTGGPSSNNSSQQPPQTTPPNSAPGSTPYNQQNSGPGSAPMPNQPTNSTPNNLPNNGGASTPGNNPNPPSNSTPTPTTQSPLPLGPAPPSSGPGGGPPKMGGPSVCPCGFCQSEVHDDQEAILCEASCKRWFHRDCTGLTEPAYGLLNREDAAIWACDFCLKSKEIQAVYVRQGMGQLVAANEG, from the exons ATGGCTGCCGAATCGGGGAGACTACTGGCGGGACAAACTCAAGGAAAACGAGGCAAAG GTTCACAGATGCTGAAGAGCccggagaaaaagagaaaaaaatccaaTGCACAG CAGGGGCCAGCCGTTTCGCACCTCTCCGAGTTCGCGCCCCCGCCCACCCCCATGGTAGACCACCTGGTGGCTTCCAATCCGTTCGATGACGACTTTGGGGCCCCTTCCCGTCCTGGTGGCGCTCCTTTCATGTCCAGTCCGGGGGCGAGTGGCGGGGGTGGACCCTATATGGGTGGCGGGCGAATGGCGGGTCCCATGGGCTTCATGGGCGGCCCAGGTGGGCCAGGAGGAGGTCCACCAGGTCGCAGGCCGCCATTCGGCCCCCCTCCACCCAATGCTGGACCTCACCACCAGCTAGGTTTTGGGGGGATGCCAGGGTTTCcgggtggtggaggaggcggGGGTGGCGGTTTTCCGCCTGGAGGTCCGTCGCAGTTCAACATGCCCCCCAACTTCAGCCCACCAATGCATCCTGGTCCTGGATTCAATCCCATGCTGTCCCCCGGTGGGATGGGAGGTCCAGGGGGCGGTGGACCCCCACATCCTCGCTTTGGGATGCCTCAGCAGCAGCCTCAGCATGGCCAGCACCCTTTCAACAGCCCCCCCTTACCAGGTGGAGGGGGTCCCAGAGGGCCACCCCACGGGCCCATGAACCCCATGGGGGGCATGCCAGGTGGGATGAACATGATGGGTGGTATGGGGGGCCCTGGAGGAGGAAATATGGTTGGGGGGCATCCGGGGTTACCCCCACAAGGACAGTTCCCACCCAACCATGATGGCCCCTACCCTGGACCCAGTCCTCCAGGCAATGATGAGGGGAAGAACTTTGGCCCCGGTGGCccccaaccaacccccccccagcagcagccGCCAAACCTCAACCCCTCTGGCCCCCCGAACAACAGCAACACCCCCGGCCCCTCCCCGTCCTCTGGTCCTCCCCAGCCTGGAGGAGGCTTCCCCGGTCACCCAGACGTCCAGCAGCAGAACCCGAACACCCCTGGCCAGCCGTCTTCCGTCCCGCCCCCTCCGAACCCCAACTCTTCTCCCACTGGACCCCTGAATGGCCCCCAGCAACCGCCCTCTAATCAGCATCCTCCACCCAACTCCACCGGTGGCCCGTCCTCCAACAACTCTTCTCAGCAGCCACCGCAGACCACGCCGCCCAACTCTGCTCCTGGCTCCACCCCATACAATCAGCAGAACAGTGGTCCGGGATCCGCCCCCATGCCCAACCAGCCGACCAACTCTACTCCTAACAACTTGCCCAACAACGGTGGCGCCTCCACGCCGGGCAATAACCCCAACCCCCCGTCCAATTCCACCCCGACCCCCACCACCCAGTCCCCCCTGCCGCTTGGTCCTGCGCCCCCCTCTTCTGGCCCTGGTGGAGGCCCCCCGAAAATGGGCGGGCCATCGGTGTGTCCCTGTGGCTTCTGCCAGTCCGAGGTGCACGACGACCAGGAAGCCATCCTGTGTGAGGCGTCGTGCAAGCGCTGGTTCCACCGAGACTGCACGGGCCTGACGGAGCCGGCCTATGGGCTCCTGAACCGTGAGGACGCTGCAATCTGGGCCTGCGACTTCTGTCTCAAGAGCAAGGAGATCCAGGCTGTGTACGTTCGACAAGGGATGGGCCAGTTGGTAGCAGCCAATGAAggctga
- the pygo2 gene encoding pygopus homolog 2 isoform X2: MAAESGRLLAGQTQGKRGKGSQMLKSPEKKRKKSNAQGPAVSHLSEFAPPPTPMVDHLVASNPFDDDFGAPSRPGGAPFMSSPGASGGGGPYMGGGRMAGPMGFMGGPGGPGGGPPGRRPPFGPPPPNAGPHHQLGFGGMPGFPGGGGGGGGGFPPGGPSQFNMPPNFSPPMHPGPGFNPMLSPGGMGGPGGGGPPHPRFGMPQQQPQHGQHPFNSPPLPGGGGPRGPPHGPMNPMGGMPGGMNMMGGMGGPGGGNMVGGHPGLPPQGQFPPNHDGPYPGPSPPGNDEGKNFGPGGPQPTPPQQQPPNLNPSGPPNNSNTPGPSPSSGPPQPGGGFPGHPDVQQQNPNTPGQPSSVPPPPNPNSSPTGPLNGPQQPPSNQHPPPNSTGGPSSNNSSQQPPQTTPPNSAPGSTPYNQQNSGPGSAPMPNQPTNSTPNNLPNNGGASTPGNNPNPPSNSTPTPTTQSPLPLGPAPPSSGPGGGPPKMGGPSVCPCGFCQSEVHDDQEAILCEASCKRWFHRDCTGLTEPAYGLLNREDAAIWACDFCLKSKEIQAVYVRQGMGQLVAANEG; this comes from the exons ATGGCTGCCGAATCGGGGAGACTACTGGCGGGACAAACTCAAGGAAAACGAGGCAAAG GTTCACAGATGCTGAAGAGCccggagaaaaagagaaaaaaatccaaTGCACAG GGGCCAGCCGTTTCGCACCTCTCCGAGTTCGCGCCCCCGCCCACCCCCATGGTAGACCACCTGGTGGCTTCCAATCCGTTCGATGACGACTTTGGGGCCCCTTCCCGTCCTGGTGGCGCTCCTTTCATGTCCAGTCCGGGGGCGAGTGGCGGGGGTGGACCCTATATGGGTGGCGGGCGAATGGCGGGTCCCATGGGCTTCATGGGCGGCCCAGGTGGGCCAGGAGGAGGTCCACCAGGTCGCAGGCCGCCATTCGGCCCCCCTCCACCCAATGCTGGACCTCACCACCAGCTAGGTTTTGGGGGGATGCCAGGGTTTCcgggtggtggaggaggcggGGGTGGCGGTTTTCCGCCTGGAGGTCCGTCGCAGTTCAACATGCCCCCCAACTTCAGCCCACCAATGCATCCTGGTCCTGGATTCAATCCCATGCTGTCCCCCGGTGGGATGGGAGGTCCAGGGGGCGGTGGACCCCCACATCCTCGCTTTGGGATGCCTCAGCAGCAGCCTCAGCATGGCCAGCACCCTTTCAACAGCCCCCCCTTACCAGGTGGAGGGGGTCCCAGAGGGCCACCCCACGGGCCCATGAACCCCATGGGGGGCATGCCAGGTGGGATGAACATGATGGGTGGTATGGGGGGCCCTGGAGGAGGAAATATGGTTGGGGGGCATCCGGGGTTACCCCCACAAGGACAGTTCCCACCCAACCATGATGGCCCCTACCCTGGACCCAGTCCTCCAGGCAATGATGAGGGGAAGAACTTTGGCCCCGGTGGCccccaaccaacccccccccagcagcagccGCCAAACCTCAACCCCTCTGGCCCCCCGAACAACAGCAACACCCCCGGCCCCTCCCCGTCCTCTGGTCCTCCCCAGCCTGGAGGAGGCTTCCCCGGTCACCCAGACGTCCAGCAGCAGAACCCGAACACCCCTGGCCAGCCGTCTTCCGTCCCGCCCCCTCCGAACCCCAACTCTTCTCCCACTGGACCCCTGAATGGCCCCCAGCAACCGCCCTCTAATCAGCATCCTCCACCCAACTCCACCGGTGGCCCGTCCTCCAACAACTCTTCTCAGCAGCCACCGCAGACCACGCCGCCCAACTCTGCTCCTGGCTCCACCCCATACAATCAGCAGAACAGTGGTCCGGGATCCGCCCCCATGCCCAACCAGCCGACCAACTCTACTCCTAACAACTTGCCCAACAACGGTGGCGCCTCCACGCCGGGCAATAACCCCAACCCCCCGTCCAATTCCACCCCGACCCCCACCACCCAGTCCCCCCTGCCGCTTGGTCCTGCGCCCCCCTCTTCTGGCCCTGGTGGAGGCCCCCCGAAAATGGGCGGGCCATCGGTGTGTCCCTGTGGCTTCTGCCAGTCCGAGGTGCACGACGACCAGGAAGCCATCCTGTGTGAGGCGTCGTGCAAGCGCTGGTTCCACCGAGACTGCACGGGCCTGACGGAGCCGGCCTATGGGCTCCTGAACCGTGAGGACGCTGCAATCTGGGCCTGCGACTTCTGTCTCAAGAGCAAGGAGATCCAGGCTGTGTACGTTCGACAAGGGATGGGCCAGTTGGTAGCAGCCAATGAAggctga
- the pygo2 gene encoding pygopus homolog 2 isoform X4: MLKSPEKKRKKSNAQGPAVSHLSEFAPPPTPMVDHLVASNPFDDDFGAPSRPGGAPFMSSPGASGGGGPYMGGGRMAGPMGFMGGPGGPGGGPPGRRPPFGPPPPNAGPHHQLGFGGMPGFPGGGGGGGGGFPPGGPSQFNMPPNFSPPMHPGPGFNPMLSPGGMGGPGGGGPPHPRFGMPQQQPQHGQHPFNSPPLPGGGGPRGPPHGPMNPMGGMPGGMNMMGGMGGPGGGNMVGGHPGLPPQGQFPPNHDGPYPGPSPPGNDEGKNFGPGGPQPTPPQQQPPNLNPSGPPNNSNTPGPSPSSGPPQPGGGFPGHPDVQQQNPNTPGQPSSVPPPPNPNSSPTGPLNGPQQPPSNQHPPPNSTGGPSSNNSSQQPPQTTPPNSAPGSTPYNQQNSGPGSAPMPNQPTNSTPNNLPNNGGASTPGNNPNPPSNSTPTPTTQSPLPLGPAPPSSGPGGGPPKMGGPSVCPCGFCQSEVHDDQEAILCEASCKRWFHRDCTGLTEPAYGLLNREDAAIWACDFCLKSKEIQAVYVRQGMGQLVAANEG; encoded by the exons ATGCTGAAGAGCccggagaaaaagagaaaaaaatccaaTGCACAG GGGCCAGCCGTTTCGCACCTCTCCGAGTTCGCGCCCCCGCCCACCCCCATGGTAGACCACCTGGTGGCTTCCAATCCGTTCGATGACGACTTTGGGGCCCCTTCCCGTCCTGGTGGCGCTCCTTTCATGTCCAGTCCGGGGGCGAGTGGCGGGGGTGGACCCTATATGGGTGGCGGGCGAATGGCGGGTCCCATGGGCTTCATGGGCGGCCCAGGTGGGCCAGGAGGAGGTCCACCAGGTCGCAGGCCGCCATTCGGCCCCCCTCCACCCAATGCTGGACCTCACCACCAGCTAGGTTTTGGGGGGATGCCAGGGTTTCcgggtggtggaggaggcggGGGTGGCGGTTTTCCGCCTGGAGGTCCGTCGCAGTTCAACATGCCCCCCAACTTCAGCCCACCAATGCATCCTGGTCCTGGATTCAATCCCATGCTGTCCCCCGGTGGGATGGGAGGTCCAGGGGGCGGTGGACCCCCACATCCTCGCTTTGGGATGCCTCAGCAGCAGCCTCAGCATGGCCAGCACCCTTTCAACAGCCCCCCCTTACCAGGTGGAGGGGGTCCCAGAGGGCCACCCCACGGGCCCATGAACCCCATGGGGGGCATGCCAGGTGGGATGAACATGATGGGTGGTATGGGGGGCCCTGGAGGAGGAAATATGGTTGGGGGGCATCCGGGGTTACCCCCACAAGGACAGTTCCCACCCAACCATGATGGCCCCTACCCTGGACCCAGTCCTCCAGGCAATGATGAGGGGAAGAACTTTGGCCCCGGTGGCccccaaccaacccccccccagcagcagccGCCAAACCTCAACCCCTCTGGCCCCCCGAACAACAGCAACACCCCCGGCCCCTCCCCGTCCTCTGGTCCTCCCCAGCCTGGAGGAGGCTTCCCCGGTCACCCAGACGTCCAGCAGCAGAACCCGAACACCCCTGGCCAGCCGTCTTCCGTCCCGCCCCCTCCGAACCCCAACTCTTCTCCCACTGGACCCCTGAATGGCCCCCAGCAACCGCCCTCTAATCAGCATCCTCCACCCAACTCCACCGGTGGCCCGTCCTCCAACAACTCTTCTCAGCAGCCACCGCAGACCACGCCGCCCAACTCTGCTCCTGGCTCCACCCCATACAATCAGCAGAACAGTGGTCCGGGATCCGCCCCCATGCCCAACCAGCCGACCAACTCTACTCCTAACAACTTGCCCAACAACGGTGGCGCCTCCACGCCGGGCAATAACCCCAACCCCCCGTCCAATTCCACCCCGACCCCCACCACCCAGTCCCCCCTGCCGCTTGGTCCTGCGCCCCCCTCTTCTGGCCCTGGTGGAGGCCCCCCGAAAATGGGCGGGCCATCGGTGTGTCCCTGTGGCTTCTGCCAGTCCGAGGTGCACGACGACCAGGAAGCCATCCTGTGTGAGGCGTCGTGCAAGCGCTGGTTCCACCGAGACTGCACGGGCCTGACGGAGCCGGCCTATGGGCTCCTGAACCGTGAGGACGCTGCAATCTGGGCCTGCGACTTCTGTCTCAAGAGCAAGGAGATCCAGGCTGTGTACGTTCGACAAGGGATGGGCCAGTTGGTAGCAGCCAATGAAggctga
- the pygo2 gene encoding pygopus homolog 2 isoform X3 — MLKSPEKKRKKSNAQQGPAVSHLSEFAPPPTPMVDHLVASNPFDDDFGAPSRPGGAPFMSSPGASGGGGPYMGGGRMAGPMGFMGGPGGPGGGPPGRRPPFGPPPPNAGPHHQLGFGGMPGFPGGGGGGGGGFPPGGPSQFNMPPNFSPPMHPGPGFNPMLSPGGMGGPGGGGPPHPRFGMPQQQPQHGQHPFNSPPLPGGGGPRGPPHGPMNPMGGMPGGMNMMGGMGGPGGGNMVGGHPGLPPQGQFPPNHDGPYPGPSPPGNDEGKNFGPGGPQPTPPQQQPPNLNPSGPPNNSNTPGPSPSSGPPQPGGGFPGHPDVQQQNPNTPGQPSSVPPPPNPNSSPTGPLNGPQQPPSNQHPPPNSTGGPSSNNSSQQPPQTTPPNSAPGSTPYNQQNSGPGSAPMPNQPTNSTPNNLPNNGGASTPGNNPNPPSNSTPTPTTQSPLPLGPAPPSSGPGGGPPKMGGPSVCPCGFCQSEVHDDQEAILCEASCKRWFHRDCTGLTEPAYGLLNREDAAIWACDFCLKSKEIQAVYVRQGMGQLVAANEG, encoded by the exons ATGCTGAAGAGCccggagaaaaagagaaaaaaatccaaTGCACAG CAGGGGCCAGCCGTTTCGCACCTCTCCGAGTTCGCGCCCCCGCCCACCCCCATGGTAGACCACCTGGTGGCTTCCAATCCGTTCGATGACGACTTTGGGGCCCCTTCCCGTCCTGGTGGCGCTCCTTTCATGTCCAGTCCGGGGGCGAGTGGCGGGGGTGGACCCTATATGGGTGGCGGGCGAATGGCGGGTCCCATGGGCTTCATGGGCGGCCCAGGTGGGCCAGGAGGAGGTCCACCAGGTCGCAGGCCGCCATTCGGCCCCCCTCCACCCAATGCTGGACCTCACCACCAGCTAGGTTTTGGGGGGATGCCAGGGTTTCcgggtggtggaggaggcggGGGTGGCGGTTTTCCGCCTGGAGGTCCGTCGCAGTTCAACATGCCCCCCAACTTCAGCCCACCAATGCATCCTGGTCCTGGATTCAATCCCATGCTGTCCCCCGGTGGGATGGGAGGTCCAGGGGGCGGTGGACCCCCACATCCTCGCTTTGGGATGCCTCAGCAGCAGCCTCAGCATGGCCAGCACCCTTTCAACAGCCCCCCCTTACCAGGTGGAGGGGGTCCCAGAGGGCCACCCCACGGGCCCATGAACCCCATGGGGGGCATGCCAGGTGGGATGAACATGATGGGTGGTATGGGGGGCCCTGGAGGAGGAAATATGGTTGGGGGGCATCCGGGGTTACCCCCACAAGGACAGTTCCCACCCAACCATGATGGCCCCTACCCTGGACCCAGTCCTCCAGGCAATGATGAGGGGAAGAACTTTGGCCCCGGTGGCccccaaccaacccccccccagcagcagccGCCAAACCTCAACCCCTCTGGCCCCCCGAACAACAGCAACACCCCCGGCCCCTCCCCGTCCTCTGGTCCTCCCCAGCCTGGAGGAGGCTTCCCCGGTCACCCAGACGTCCAGCAGCAGAACCCGAACACCCCTGGCCAGCCGTCTTCCGTCCCGCCCCCTCCGAACCCCAACTCTTCTCCCACTGGACCCCTGAATGGCCCCCAGCAACCGCCCTCTAATCAGCATCCTCCACCCAACTCCACCGGTGGCCCGTCCTCCAACAACTCTTCTCAGCAGCCACCGCAGACCACGCCGCCCAACTCTGCTCCTGGCTCCACCCCATACAATCAGCAGAACAGTGGTCCGGGATCCGCCCCCATGCCCAACCAGCCGACCAACTCTACTCCTAACAACTTGCCCAACAACGGTGGCGCCTCCACGCCGGGCAATAACCCCAACCCCCCGTCCAATTCCACCCCGACCCCCACCACCCAGTCCCCCCTGCCGCTTGGTCCTGCGCCCCCCTCTTCTGGCCCTGGTGGAGGCCCCCCGAAAATGGGCGGGCCATCGGTGTGTCCCTGTGGCTTCTGCCAGTCCGAGGTGCACGACGACCAGGAAGCCATCCTGTGTGAGGCGTCGTGCAAGCGCTGGTTCCACCGAGACTGCACGGGCCTGACGGAGCCGGCCTATGGGCTCCTGAACCGTGAGGACGCTGCAATCTGGGCCTGCGACTTCTGTCTCAAGAGCAAGGAGATCCAGGCTGTGTACGTTCGACAAGGGATGGGCCAGTTGGTAGCAGCCAATGAAggctga